One Candidatus Zixiibacteriota bacterium genomic region harbors:
- a CDS encoding AI-2E family transporter: MKRRDFFAGLFILLCIVCFYLFYKLIVPFFVPIAWAIILAITFHPLFRWFSARMKSPDLAATAVCVVVLLLILGPVSYLFIALVNEAYGIVRHVDNAYKSGELQRYFTYDPPWFSSIKIKLSPYMDVSNINLAGLVRDAIEKVTGLVVGKSTWIATNVTKSLLYFFIIMFSLFYFLRDGNRWVDKLKRITPLTNSQIDATYTQLREIIEATMYSGVAIALLQGLLGGIIFWIFGLQSPIFWGAVMAFLSLIPFIGGFLVYIPGGLILIFDGSPGKGILVIALGIILVSQADNFLRPYLLAGRTALHPLLLFFTLMGGVLMFGLLGVVIGPVIAAVFFTLVRIIELKLTWRETKVDEVD, encoded by the coding sequence ATGAAGCGAAGAGACTTTTTTGCCGGCCTGTTCATTCTCCTCTGTATTGTCTGCTTTTATCTCTTTTATAAGCTCATCGTCCCATTTTTTGTGCCGATCGCATGGGCGATAATTCTGGCTATAACGTTTCATCCGCTTTTTCGATGGTTTTCAGCGAGGATGAAGTCTCCCGATTTAGCCGCAACGGCGGTGTGTGTTGTCGTCCTTCTTCTCATCCTCGGGCCGGTTAGTTATCTCTTTATTGCGCTGGTGAACGAGGCCTATGGGATTGTTCGGCATGTGGACAATGCGTATAAAAGCGGCGAACTTCAGAGATATTTCACCTATGATCCGCCTTGGTTCAGTTCAATTAAAATCAAGCTTTCACCGTATATGGATGTGTCGAATATCAATCTGGCCGGGCTTGTGCGAGATGCAATAGAGAAGGTTACCGGTCTGGTTGTCGGTAAGTCTACCTGGATTGCCACGAACGTCACGAAGTCTCTGCTCTATTTTTTTATAATCATGTTTTCGCTTTTTTATTTCCTGCGGGATGGAAATCGATGGGTTGATAAACTAAAACGAATTACGCCGCTCACGAATAGCCAGATTGATGCCACCTATACGCAGCTTCGAGAAATAATCGAGGCGACTATGTACAGCGGTGTGGCGATTGCGCTGCTTCAGGGATTGCTGGGCGGGATTATTTTTTGGATTTTCGGATTGCAGTCTCCGATTTTTTGGGGAGCGGTGATGGCCTTCCTGTCGCTGATACCATTCATCGGCGGTTTTCTGGTCTACATCCCCGGCGGACTCATTTTGATCTTTGACGGTTCCCCGGGCAAGGGAATCCTGGTTATCGCGCTTGGGATAATTTTGGTCAGTCAGGCCGATAATTTCCTGAGGCCCTATTTATTGGCTGGCCGCACCGCGCTTCACCCGCTCTTATTATTTTTCACGCTCATGGGCGGAGTTTTGATGTTCGGCCTGCTGGGGGTTGTCATTGGCCCGGTGATAGCCGCGGTGTTTTTTACCCTCGTGCGTATCATTGAACTGAAATTGACCTGGCGGGAGACCAAAGTTGACGAAGTCGATTAG
- a CDS encoding NAD(P)-dependent oxidoreductase produces MIGKRVLITGGAGFLGYHLARNLSERGVSFIACNDIAPFFKDEYPDGALLRNVDVRDADAMYRLIHDNKIDIIIHTAAALPLWPREEIMTTNIAGVRNTLEQARKCNVERLIFISSTAVYGLPDKHPLVETDPVYGVGAYGESKIAGEEICAEFREQGMCVPVIRPKTFIGTARLGVFQILYDWVDSGKRIPIIGKGENLYQLLEVTDLIEAIWLAGSASPQLANDIFNVGAQRFEKVKLDVGALCDFAGNGARVMPTPAPLVKGALALFEFMKISPLYKWVYGTADKDSYVSTEKIESKLGWKSRYSNQDALITSHKWYLEHKDELTTQKAGVTHRVGWDQGILKLFKKWM; encoded by the coding sequence ATGATCGGAAAACGAGTACTCATCACCGGCGGAGCAGGATTTTTAGGGTACCACCTTGCCAGAAATCTGTCCGAGCGAGGTGTCTCTTTCATTGCCTGCAATGATATCGCGCCGTTTTTCAAAGACGAATATCCCGATGGCGCGCTTTTGCGCAATGTCGATGTCCGTGATGCCGATGCCATGTACCGGCTAATCCATGATAACAAAATTGACATTATCATTCACACTGCCGCCGCCCTGCCGCTCTGGCCGCGCGAAGAGATAATGACGACCAATATCGCCGGAGTCCGAAACACGCTTGAGCAGGCAAGAAAATGCAATGTTGAACGGCTGATTTTTATTTCTTCGACGGCTGTCTACGGCCTGCCGGACAAGCACCCGCTCGTTGAAACAGATCCGGTCTATGGAGTTGGCGCGTACGGAGAGAGCAAAATCGCGGGCGAAGAGATCTGCGCTGAGTTCCGCGAACAGGGGATGTGCGTGCCGGTCATTCGGCCAAAAACATTTATCGGAACGGCGCGGCTGGGGGTGTTTCAGATTCTCTATGATTGGGTGGATTCGGGCAAACGGATTCCTATAATCGGCAAGGGTGAAAATCTCTATCAATTGCTTGAAGTGACCGACCTTATTGAGGCCATCTGGCTCGCGGGATCGGCTTCGCCGCAGTTGGCAAATGATATTTTCAATGTTGGGGCGCAGAGATTTGAGAAGGTCAAACTCGATGTCGGGGCGCTCTGTGATTTTGCCGGCAACGGGGCAAGAGTGATGCCGACACCTGCGCCTCTGGTGAAAGGGGCACTGGCACTTTTTGAATTTATGAAAATATCCCCCCTCTATAAATGGGTCTACGGGACGGCTGATAAAGATTCGTATGTTTCGACGGAGAAGATTGAATCAAAACTTGGCTGGAAATCCCGCTATTCGAATCAGGACGCGCTCATTACATCGCACAAGTGGTACCTTGAGCATAAAGATGAACTCACGACTCAAAAAGCAGGTGTGACCCACCGTGTCGGTTGGGATCAGGGGATTCTGAAATTATTCAAGAAGTGGATGTAG